Part of the Pseudomonadota bacterium genome is shown below.
GCGCAGTAGCCGTAGCCGCCGTGCGCCTGGATCGCCGCCTCGGCCGCCGCGTTTCCCGCCTCGGTGGCAAACAGCTTCGCGACCGAGCCCTCGACTTGCCGATCCGTCTCGCTCGAATCGAGCAACCCCGCGACGTACTCGATGTACGCCTGCGCCGCCGCGAGCTTCACGCTGTGCGGCACGAGCAGCTTGTGCGTGTACCCCTGCTTCTCGCACAGGTACGTGCCGAACTGCTTGCGCTCCTTGGAGTAGGCGATCGCCTTCCCGAGCGCGGACAGGCCGCCGCCCAGGCCGAACGCCGCCACCATGAGCCGGGTGAAGCCGAACACCTCGTTCGACTGTTTGATCCCCTCCCCCTCCTTGGTGCCGACGATGTTCGCGGCCGGGACGACGACGTCCTCGAGCACGACCTGCGAGGTATTGGACAGGCGGATTCCGTGCTTCTCCTCCTGCTTGCCGGGCGAAAGGCCGGGGGTGTTGCGCTCCACGACGAAGAACGTCGGGCCGCCCTCGGCCTTCGCCAGGATCGTGTACAGATCGGCGATCGCCCCGTTCGAGATGAACTGCTTGACGCCGTTCAGCTTGTAGTGCGTGACGTTCCCGCCCGCGTCGCAGATCCGCTCGGCCTTGGTCTTCAGGTTCTCCACGTTGGATCCGGCCTCGGGCTCGGTGACGCCGTACGCCACGATCAACCCCTCGTTCGCGATGCGCGTCATCCACTTCTGCTTCTGCTCGTGCGTGCACCCGACGCGGATCGGATCCGTGCCGAGCGCGACCGCGAGCATCGACGTGGCCACGCCGAGATCGATCTTCGCGAACTCGCAGGACAGCCGGTACACGTCGTACGCGCCGCCACCCATGCCGTCGTACTCGGCCGGGATGAACACGAGGTGGAGCCCGACCTCCTCGCTCAGCATGCTGCGAACCACCTCCGCCGGGCACACGTCCGTCCGATCCCACTCGTGCCGCTTGTCGAACGGCATCTCGCGCTCGGCGAACTCCTTGAGCGTGCCGAGGATGATCTCCAGATCCGCCGGGTCGAGTCTCTTGAGCTCCATCGCATTCGCCTTTCTTGAGGCGCCCAGCCTACGGGTTCGACCGACGCAGTGTCAACCGCCGGGCGCGGGCGTGACAACCGGTCATGGCCGGCGGCCGGCATTTGACATTTTGTCCCAAAAGGGATGTCGCGCTGCGACTACGCGTTTCAACCATTAGAAATCGTTTTAGTTTTTCGATGGCCCAGGCGGCACGAGACTTGCAGATTTCTCAAACACTATGAAACGAAATCCATCTGGAATCGGTCTCATCCTCGCCTTGGCCGTCTTCCTGTTCGTCGGGCAGGCGGGCTTCGCGGCGGCCGCGCAGACCAAGCCGAAGGGTGGTGCCGCGGACGGCGTGGAGGTCGACGACAACGGCGCCGTGCCGGGAACGAACGTCCGCCCGACGCCAGGCGTTCTGCGCGCCCGCGACATCAAGAAGAAGGTCCCCGGAGCCGCGGCGTCGGCCCAGTCGGCCCCCGGAAAGACCGGGAGCGCGGCCGGCAAGAAGGGTGCAGGCGCGGCGAGCGGAGGCGATCCGGCAGGGGGGTCCGGCGGCGCGACCGGCGCCACCCCGGCAGGAGGGTCCGGCGGCGCGATCGGCGATCCAACCGATCCCTGGGGCAACGTCAAAGACGCGGGCGAAATGGCCATCGGGATCGACTACCAGAAGCCGAAGCCCGGGACGCGGTTCGCGTTCAACCTCGTCGATGCGGATCTCATCGAGCTCATCAAGATCATCGGCAACATCACCGGGAAGAGCTTCATCCTCGGCGGCAAGGCGCCGAACATCAAGGCGACGATCTACGCGCCGACGAAGATCACGGCCGAGGAAGCCTACCAGGCGTTCCTCAGCGTGCTCCAGGTCAACGGCCTCGTCGTCGTGCCGGCCGGGCGCTACCTCAAGATCCTTCCCGTGGGCGGCTCGACGCAGCAGAACACGCCGGTCCTCACCGGAACCGCTCCGGCGCGCGACCAGATCGTCACGCAGTTGTACCCGCTCCAGAACGTCGCCGCCGAGGATCTCGCCCCGGTGCTCGACCGGTTCAAGTCGCAGGACGGCGACATCACGGTATACGCGCCGACCAATACGCTCATCATCACGGACTACGGCACGTCCATCCGCAGGCTGCTCAAGTTCGTCGCGCTCCTCGACGTGCCCGGCACGGGCGAGAAGATCTGGATCGAGCCGGTCAACTATGCGTCGGCGACCGAGCTCGCCGATAGGATCATGCAGATCTTCGATCAGGCGGGCGGTGGTTCCGGCAAGGCGGCCGGCGCGTCTGCGGCAGGCACGACGACTCGCCCGAAGAAAGGCAAGGCCGCGGCGGCGGAAAGCGGCGGCGTCTTCGGAGAGCGCGACGGCGAAACCAAGATCTCCAAGATCATTCCCGACGAGAGGACGAACTCGCTCATCATCGTCGCGTCGGAGCACGCCTACCTGCGCATCCTCGAGCTCGTGAAGATGCTCGACGTCCCGATCGCGGGCGAGGGCACGCTGCACGTCCACAAGCTCCAGCACGCGGACGCCACCGAGCTCGCCAAGACGCTGAGCAACCTGTCGCGCCAAGCGGGCGGCTCCACTGCGGGGCGCAAGAAGGAGGGCGGCAAGGCCGCGGCGCCGGCGGCGGCGGCGATCGGCGAAGGCGCGGCGCTGTTCGAGGGCGAGATGCAGATCTCGGCCGACAAGGCGACGAACTCTCTCGTCATCGTTTCGTCGCTTCGGGACTACCTGAGCCTGAAAACAGTCATCGAGATCCTCGACACGATGCAGCGCCAAGTGTTCGTTGAAGCCGTAATCATGGAGGTTAGCCTCGACAAGAACCGAGACATCGGGCTCGGTGTGCACGGCGGCAATACAGTCGGTTCGGGCAACGACCAGTCGCTGGTTTACGGTTCGTCCCAGACCGGCGATTCGTCCAACTCTTTCTCACAGGTGCTGAGCGTGCCAGCGCTGACCGGCCTCGCCGCGGGGGTCGTCGGTCCGGAGATCGACGGCTCGGAGGACATCGTCGGCGTGTCGGTGCCGGCGTTCGGCGTCGCCCTGCACGCGCTTCAGACGAACTCGGATGTCAACGTCCTCTCCACGCCGCACATCCTCGCGACGGACAACATCGAGGCGTCGATCCAGGTCGGCGAGAACGTCCCGGTCCAGCAGGGAATGAACGCGTCGTCGCTCCTGGGCTCCTTGGGCGGCCGAACGAACACCGACTCGACCAGCGCGTTGACCGGGCTCGCCGCGCTCAGCGGTTACGGCGGGCTCGGCAGCTCCATCGGCCGGCAGAACGTCGGCATCACGCTCAAGGTGACGCCACACATCAACGACGACAACCAGGTGCGACTCGAGATCGATCTCGAAATCAGTGAGGTGAAATCGATCGATCCGATCACGGGCCCTACGATCTCCAAGCAGAACGCGGTCACGACATCGGTTGTGGCGGATCAACAGACAATCGTCATCGGCGGCCTCATCACGGACAACCAGGTCGAGACGACCACGAAGGTCCCGGTGCTCGGCGACATCCCGATCCTGGGGATGCTTTTCCGGCACAAGAGCAGCCTGACGAAGAAGCGCAACCTCCTCATCTTCCTGACGCCGTACATCGTGCGAAGCGCGGAGGACTTCAGGGAGATCTTCAGCCGCAAGATGGCCGAGCGGCGGGAGTTCATCGAAAGGTACACCGCGTTCGAGTACCACAGGTACGATCCGCATCTCGACTGGTCGCGGACGAACGGCGCCATCGCCGTGGTCGATCAGGTGATTGGCCAGGCCCAGAAGGACGAGGAGCTGCGGCAGATGAGCACCGGCGTCCC
Proteins encoded:
- a CDS encoding acyl-CoA dehydrogenase family protein, translated to MELKRLDPADLEIILGTLKEFAEREMPFDKRHEWDRTDVCPAEVVRSMLSEEVGLHLVFIPAEYDGMGGGAYDVYRLSCEFAKIDLGVATSMLAVALGTDPIRVGCTHEQKQKWMTRIANEGLIVAYGVTEPEAGSNVENLKTKAERICDAGGNVTHYKLNGVKQFISNGAIADLYTILAKAEGGPTFFVVERNTPGLSPGKQEEKHGIRLSNTSQVVLEDVVVPAANIVGTKEGEGIKQSNEVFGFTRLMVAAFGLGGGLSALGKAIAYSKERKQFGTYLCEKQGYTHKLLVPHSVKLAAAQAYIEYVAGLLDSSETDRQVEGSVAKLFATEAGNAAAEAAIQAHGGYGYCAEYEVEKIKRDTRILTIYEGTSEIQQNIIGVFRMRENVKSKGGFYNGLAERVAGLEAVNGHLVAKAARFLSECTIAAFHGKLTRQQHGVFELALAMADAETAVALCEAASKGDDLLRAQARVWAAEVAVSVPVRLLELFAGSGLFDAAKIAALIEKADLPGAIVAQAGALNDMDLIAKTITA
- the gspD gene encoding type II secretion system secretin GspD, which produces MKRNPSGIGLILALAVFLFVGQAGFAAAAQTKPKGGAADGVEVDDNGAVPGTNVRPTPGVLRARDIKKKVPGAAASAQSAPGKTGSAAGKKGAGAASGGDPAGGSGGATGATPAGGSGGAIGDPTDPWGNVKDAGEMAIGIDYQKPKPGTRFAFNLVDADLIELIKIIGNITGKSFILGGKAPNIKATIYAPTKITAEEAYQAFLSVLQVNGLVVVPAGRYLKILPVGGSTQQNTPVLTGTAPARDQIVTQLYPLQNVAAEDLAPVLDRFKSQDGDITVYAPTNTLIITDYGTSIRRLLKFVALLDVPGTGEKIWIEPVNYASATELADRIMQIFDQAGGGSGKAAGASAAGTTTRPKKGKAAAAESGGVFGERDGETKISKIIPDERTNSLIIVASEHAYLRILELVKMLDVPIAGEGTLHVHKLQHADATELAKTLSNLSRQAGGSTAGRKKEGGKAAAPAAAAIGEGAALFEGEMQISADKATNSLVIVSSLRDYLSLKTVIEILDTMQRQVFVEAVIMEVSLDKNRDIGLGVHGGNTVGSGNDQSLVYGSSQTGDSSNSFSQVLSVPALTGLAAGVVGPEIDGSEDIVGVSVPAFGVALHALQTNSDVNVLSTPHILATDNIEASIQVGENVPVQQGMNASSLLGSLGGRTNTDSTSALTGLAALSGYGGLGSSIGRQNVGITLKVTPHINDDNQVRLEIDLEISEVKSIDPITGPTISKQNAVTTSVVADQQTIVIGGLITDNQVETTTKVPVLGDIPILGMLFRHKSSLTKKRNLLIFLTPYIVRSAEDFREIFSRKMAERREFIERYTAFEYHRYDPHLDWSRTNGAIAVVDQVIGQAQKDEELRQMSTGVPADGHNPKSPIELPPGMRIGEGVGEGDETSGAPSEPVEVMTPPGFVREQGRNVP